The sequence ATTTGGCAATAACATCCTGCAAACTCGGTCCCTCAACCTTTTCCATCACCAGACAAGGGAGAGCCGAGGGGGGCTGCTGAATCGGAATTTGAAAATAGGCAGGAGCTTCGATCTTTGGCAATCCCCGATGATGCAGACTGCTAAGAGCAGTAGCCTCTCGTTCAAAAATCTCTTGGGCTTTAGGAGCGATCGCCACTAACAAGCGCATGATTTTCTCGGTGCCCGTCTCCGAATCGTAAACCAGATAAAGATGAACGCTGTGACCCTTTTCTAACCGCTGCATTGGAATGTAACGATTGTGCAGGCGCAACGTCGTGTCACACTGGCGACAATGTAAATCGCTCCATTGCTGAGGATACGGGCGAGGGCAATGGGGGTTGATACAATGTGCCACATCGGAGGGGGCAGGAGGCACGGGCATCACACAAGCTCCTAAGCAGAAGATGAGTTTAGTGTTGAGCCACATAGCAGCACGAAGACGGGCGAGAGTGAACCCCCACCTGGGGGTTAAAACCTCTGCACCCTGTCTCAACAGTCATCTACCGCTGTAGAATGTCCCAACACAATTTAGACTTGATTGATACTTCAAGCTCAAATTGCCCAATTCGGAAACTACGGTATCAAAATTTTTGCAAACAGATTGGAGGCGTTTTTTCAAACGCCCCAATTTTACACATGCTTATTGATCTCAAGTCGGCGGAACCCATCCGCCGAGGGTAGCTCACCCCCCTGTTAGAGAAACCTATCTCTCCCAGACTGGGGGCTATGCAGCATGAACCGAGGCAATTCACAGCAATCAAATGCTGGTGAGTTGCGTCCAGTAGCGATCGTACAGGTCAGTCGCATCACCCACAGGAGCAATTCCCTCGCACTTACTCAAAATTGCCTCATCAGGAAACAGGTTCTTGTCGGCTTTGAGTTCAGCAGGCAGGAGATCGATCGCGGCTTTGCTAGCTGTTGCAAATTTCAACCGTTCTACAGTCCGTGCGGCGTTGCTCGGCTCCAGCATAAAGTTAATCCAGGCGTAGGCAGCATCGGGGTTAGGTGCTGTCTTTGGAATTGCCATCGTATCTGTCCAGATCGAGGAACCACTCGCAGGGATCACATAATTCAGCCTGGGATCCTCTTCCATCGTGGTGATTGCATCCACCGAATATCCCATCGCAACGACCAAATCACCCGTCAACAACTGGTCACGCCAGCCATCGGTGGTGAAGTTTGTAATCGCTGGTTTTAACTCCAGAAGCTTGTTATACGCTGCCTCAATTTCTTGAGGATTTGTGGAGTTATAGGAGTAGCCGAGCGATCGCAAGGTAGCCCCCATCACCTCACGTACATCGTTAAACAACGTGATCCGGCGAGACAGTTGGTCGCGGTTGTCCCAAAGATAATTCCAATCCGTTGGAGGTGGGTTTACCTGCTCAGTGTTGTAGACCAGACCCGTCGTTCCCCAACTGGCAGGAACGCTATGGGCATTGTTGGGGTCATACACCGGATTTTTGAACTTATCCAGCAGGACATCCAACCCTTGTAGACGAGACTGGTCTAATTCAACCAGCATGTCCAACTCCACCATCTGCTGCACCATGTAATCTGACGGGTAGATGATGCTGTAATTATTGCCACCCCCCGCTTGCAGCTTTGCCAGCATGGTCTCGTTAGAGTCAAAAATGTCAACAATGACTTTGATCCCCGTTGCTTCAGCAAAATTGCTTAATAATTCGTCATCCGAATATCCTGCCCAAGAGTAGACGTACAGCGTGTCTGAAGGGGTGCCTCCTCCATTCGTGCCCGCTTGCACATCTGTGATTCCACGCCGACAACTCGAAAGGGCAATGCCAGCCAGTGCTGCCCCTGAAACCTGCAAAAAGCGTCGTCTGGTTTTTGAGCTGAAGTGCCATGGCTGAGAAGACGACCCAGACCTCAGAGCGTTCATAGTAAGTTTTGACTCCTTGACTGTGACCCCACACTAATTATCCATGGGTTGATACTCAAATGGGGCACTTGGAAGCTGAAAATGTTGTTAAAAGCACGGTTTGCTTAACTACTCTATGCAACGGCTGGATTCCTGATTAAATCAGTGATCCCCGCATTTAATCGTTCAAGAACTAAATTTAGACTCTATGCAATCAGGCCGTACAAATCTTTGAAGCTTTGCTGATCTAATCTTATAAACTTCGTACAGGCGGTTCACGAACCGCCTCTGCCACCGGAACTGCTGTACAGAAATCATATTCAGCTTTGATCCGCTGTGATCTCCCCCATGTCATATTCGCTAATCCCTGTCCGATACGGATTTTCTCAGATCATCCGGATGACGGCTTTAAACATCAGAGCTTTAAAGATGTCTGAGCCAATTGAAGATATTGTGCAGCTTTTTAGATAAGGAATAGTCACTGGGTAGCGTGTAGGAGTATAGTGGATGGGTTCTATGTACTACCCTATCCTGGACTCTCCATCTAAAGGCTCTACAGTCACCTTGTAAGGTGACCCAAACGTAGGAGGTTTTTACCTGCGAAGTGGGGAATCCTAGAAATTAAGAGCACCACAATTTGATTCGTTTACCTTCGCTACATTCATCAACACCTTTCACTTAGGAAAGACCAATGAGAGATTTCGTTCTAGATGCCCCAAACAGCGATCGCTACACTTACTTTGTGGCGTATTTTGGGAAAAACTATCAATGTCAAACCGGGTTGCTCTACGTTCAGCACAATTTCAACGACTCCATTCAGGATTTGCATGTCTCGATTAGAGAGCGAATTAACGATGTGCTAGGCGAAGAGACATCCTCCTGTTATCACATTCTGGCATTAGCTTCGCCTGAGCCCATGCCTTGCGGAGCCACTAACTAGTCCTAATCCATCCCATAAATCCGTTCCAGCAGGTTACATCAATGACTCAAAGGCTGTCTAACCTGCTGGCAACTATCATCCATATCTAAAAAATTCGGCATTGCTGAATGCAGGTGTGATTTTTGAAAAAGCACTACTGCTATAGGGCGTTTTGCGGAACGCCCCTACGAAATTAATACATTTACGTTTTAAGGCAAGTAGACTTAACTTGCCTTAGACAAACCTTAAATTTCAGATAACACAAATACTCAACTCGATATGATTCCCTATTTTAGGGATGCTAAGTGTTGAAGAGGTCATGACGAAGTTATCAGTGCTAAACATTTACTGATTATTCAACTGATTGTGGTCGTGATTATCTCCTAGCTTTTTAGAAATATCCTGTCCCTGGATCAAGCTAATTTTTAGACAACGCTCTAAAAACTCCCGGTATTGTGTGCATTCGATGTAATCGAGTGCCAGAGATTGTTCTAGCATTTTAATGTTATGAAAAGTCCGGAAAAGGTTGGGATTCCACAGAACCAACTCCAATGGAGAAAAGAAGAGTTGACAGATGTATTGACGCAAGGGAAATCGCAGCTTGGGGGATACTGATTCTGTGGACATTGTGAGGCTCTCCTAGAGTAGGCGTTACTTGAATTTTAAGAAATAGATTGAGAGGAAAATGTGAGGGAAAAAAGAAAAAGTAAAGCTAAATGATGTTATAGATGTGAAGTGTTTTTGAAGTTATTCCTATCCTGACTGTTCAAAGGAATGAGAGTTTCCGAATTCACGGATGACAGTTCATTGTTTTCAGTCAGTTGAGGTATTTCCAACCATTCAAAGCTGATTGATGTGCCTATTTATAAAATGCCCAGTTCAGGGACAGAGAAATTCAAAAAGCCGCGATTTCATCTTTAAATAAACTTTAAGCCTGGTATCTCAGCTGCTTCAGTAGTTCTTCGGTGGAGTCGGCGATTTCAACGTGAAAACATGGGTTTAGAACTTCAGTTCCTTATGTTTCTAGTCAGATCTGCTGAGACATTCCACGGAAAATCTCACACGTTTCATTGAAACTGCAACAGAACCGACGCAGGCTTGGTTGGGGCAAGTCCCTTTTGAGCTTTGTGATGCCCACAGGATGTAGTGGTCATCGGTTTAGCTGGCGATCAACTTAGCTGGCGATCAACAAATGAGGTAGAAAAATATCATGGTGCACATACAACCCTACTCACACGAATTTCAGAATCAACTGATTGCGTTGATTTTGGATATTCAACAAAAGGAATTTTCGATTCCTATTACACTGACCGACCAACCAGACCTACTTAATATTCCTCAGGTCTATCAGCAGGGTCAGGGCAATTTTTGGATTGCGTTAGACGCAGATCAAGTCATTGGGACGATCGCCCTACTGGATATTGGAGGCAATCAAGGGGCGTTACGCAAAATGTTTGTCCACAAGGACTATCGCGGCAAACACATCGGTTGTGGGCAACAACTGCTCAACAGGCTATTGCGGGAAGCCTCGTTGCAGGGGATCACAACCATTTATTTGGGTACCACTGAGTTTTTTAAGGCAGCCCACCGCTTTTATGAGAAGAATGGGTTTGTCGAAATTGCGCAATCCCAATTACCCGCCCACTTTCCGCTAGTTGGGGTAGATACCAAGTTTTATCAATATCAGGTCACTGCCCCAATCGTTGGCGCATCTGTTGCCGTAGTTTGAGGGCATCTTGATAGTCTGGCTGAAGCTGAATAGCGCGTTCAACCGAAGCGATCGCCTCATCAAATTGGCGTAGATTCCACAAGACGGCTCCCCGGTTGTTCCAGGCTTCTGCCAGATTGGGATTGTGGCGTGTTGCCTGTTCAAAAGCTTCTGCGGCTTCTGGCAATCGCTTTAACTGATAAAGGGTTGTTCCTTTATTGCTCCAAGCTTCCGCAAAATCAGGTCGTAAGTCAGTCGCCTTGTTATACAGTGCCAGTGCATTTTCATATTGCCGCTGTTGTTCCAGGGCATATCCCTTACTCCAAAAGGCTTCTGGGTAATCGGGCTGAAGTTTGAGAGCCATATCACACGCGGCGATCGCCTCTGCAAATTTCGCCAGAGCGTTGAGACTATAACACTTCCCCCAGTGTGCTTTTGCCTGGTTAGCATCAATCGTAAGGGCTTGATCATAGAGGGCGATCGCCCCTGAAAAATCCTTGTCTTGTCGCTGTTGATCTGCTCTGGCTATCAGTTGAGTAGCTTCAGTCGAGGACTGCAACAGGGGTGAAATCCCAGAACTGGCGATCGGTATCGTGGTCACAGGTGGGGCGTCGCTCTGCAAAAAAATCCCTGGTCTGACAAAAAACGCAGCGATCGCCAGCACAGCTAATCCCGTCAGCGATAGAGGTAAGGGCTTAAGCACAGACGCTTGCGATAGGCTCTGTCCCGGACTTCTAGAGAATGACCGCCGGGGCTGACTCAGACCGGGTAACGCAGGGGGACGGGAAAGCTTCTGAGTGCGAGTATGACGCAGAGGAACCGTAACCCGACGACTGAGGGTAGGAGGCAGAGCCGAAGGAGTCAACGTTGGCTCCCACGAGACTGTGCTGGCTTGAGGCAAAGTTGAGACGATGGTGGGAGGAGTAGGTTCAGGAGCAGGAGCAATATCAGCTTGAGTCGGAACAGTCGGAGGTGACTCAATGGCAATTTGAATAGTTGAGATCTGAGAAAGGGACTCTAACGCTTCAATGGCAGAAGAGTACCGCGTGCGGAAGTCATAGCGCACCATTTTCTCTAGCACATCTGCCAAGTCTGGGTTGAGATTTGGCAGGAGATGCCGCCATTGAATCTCCCCAGTTTTGGGATCTTCTGCCAGTAATTTCGGGGTTGTGCCGATCAGAGCTTGAATCCCAATCATGCCAACAGCATAAATGTCACTGCTAAATCGAGGATTGCCAGCAATCTGCTCGTTGGGCATGTAACCATGTGTACCAATGGAAATCGTTTGGGTTGGTTTGGAGTTGGGATCAACCAGTTGAGTGCGAGCAAGTTTCACTGCACCAAAATCAATCAACACGACCTTATGGTCATGGTGCCGTCGGATCAAATTTGCGGGTTTGATATCGCGATGAATCACCCCTTTTTGATGCACGAAGGATAAAACGCTCAGAATATCTTTGAGTAGAGCAATCACCCGTGCCTCTGACCAGGGTTTGCCTGCGGCTAACTCATGATTTAGAGGCTGCCCAACAATGAGTTCTTGAGCCAGGTAGAAGTCATCTGCTTCTTCAAAGTGCGCTAACAATCGCGGAATTTGGTCGTGATCCCCCAGTTGGTAGAGCACCTTTGCTTCACTCTCGAAGAGGCGACGAGCGATTTGCAAATTGTGAGCATCAGTAGACTGGGGTTGAAGGCGTTTAATGACGCAACGAGGATGCCCTGGCAGATGGAGATCTTCTGCCAGAAATGTCTGCCCGAAGCCACCTGCTCCAAGCTGTCCAATAATTTTGTAGCGTCCTCCCAAAAGGGTTTTGGGGGTAGCTGATCGAAATAAACTTAAGAAGTTCACAGACCTACTCCCCGATGCCTCTGATATGTTTAATAAGTTATTGTTCCGTGCTCGATAGTTTTAACAGGTGAACTACGTTCGTAAATTGCACTTGCGGAGTCATAACAGGTGCTATTCAGCAGACTAGCTTGAATCATTCGTTATGCATCTATAGCGAGGGGAATATTTTGAGGTAAATTAGGTCGTTTTTTATAGTTCATTAGCCAGATCGAATTTTATAAAAACCATCTCTCCTAAGAGACGTTCAGTTGCTCGATTCTGTGCCAGTGACTTCTAACTCCAAAGAGTCATTTGCTTTCTTATAATGCTCCTCCTGTAGATAGGCTTTGAGTTTTTTATTAACCTGAATTCGAGATCAAGATGGCGGTGATGAACACTGTAGCTATACGAACACAACTGATCGATATCGGTTCAACAAACCTTTGATTTCCAGTAGTCCGCGAAGGCAAACTTCGTCGTGATAGCCGCAGATTCAGTCGCTGCGTACTCTACTGGATTCCAAGTATGGGCAGATTAGAGTTGAAGCAGGAGCAGAGCTATGTCCCAGTCTAGTTCGCTTCCTGAAATCTGTCCTAACCACCCTTTGAATTGCTATAGCAGAGCTTTAGCAAGACGCTGCACCCCTTCGTCAATCTCAGGTTCACTGAGTTGAGCGTAGCCAAAAATCAGCTCTCGCTGACGTTTATCCATGAGATAGCAAGGTTGGGCGGAGATGATTCCCACTCCTATCTGAGTTGCTCGTTGCAAAATTTCAGCATCGCTAAGCGGAATATGCAACCGTACCATCAGATGAATTCCGGCGTTTTCACCCACAATCGTTAGTTTGTCTCCAAAATGGGTGGTGAGTGCCTGGACAAGGGTCTGTCGCCGCTGGTCATATAGCGTCCTCATGCGGCGAATATGCCGCTCTAGATGACCTTCGTTAATGAAGTCGGTGAGGATGGCTTGTTCAAGGAGGGGAGATTGGCGATCGCTCAACCACTTTGCCTGAATCACCAGATCAACCAGACTGGGAGGAACCACGAGATACCCAATTCTCAGAGCGGGAAATAACACTTTTGAAAAGGTGCCGACGTAGAGAACTGAATGGCTCTGGTCTAGCCCCTGGAGTGCGGGAATCGGACGATTATCTTGAGAACCCTGCAATCGCCCACCATAGCGGTATTCGCTGTCATAATCATCTTCGAGGATCAGGGCACCTGTTTTTTGTGCCCAGGTTAACAACTCCAACCGCCGAGTCAGTGACAACACGGCACCCGTCGGAAATTGGTGGGATGGAGTGACATAGACCAGCTTGGCATCGGTGACTGATTCTAATGCTTTGACAATCAATCCCTGTTCATCAACAGGAGCAGGATGTAGCGTCGCCCCATACCCTAAAAAGACGCGCCGTGCTCCCAGATAACCGGGGTTCTCCAGAATAACGCGATCGCCCCTGTCCACCAATAAACGAGTGACTAAATCCAATGCCTGTTGGGAGCCATTGACGATCACCACCTGTCGGGGATCGCATTGCACCGCCCGAATACGTGCCAGATAGTGGGCGATCGCCTCCCTCAACGGCATATACCCCCCAGAATCACTGGCATAGTCCAATAACTCAAATTGATAACGACAATGGCGGGAAACCAGCCTGCGCCACAACTCCATCGGAAACTGCTCTAACGCTGGACGACCATAGCCAAAGTCGATGGAAGCCATCCGACTGGGCGGACGGCTCAGATCTGGTGAAGACAAACTCTTGCCATAGGTCGAGAGAGCGATCGCCGGAGTAGGTTTATCGTCGGTTGGCTCTACGGGGCGTGATTGCAACAAGTCATCGGGCAACTCTGCGCAAACAAATGTGCCAGAGCCAACGATTGTCTCTAAATAGCCCTCACTGAGTAACTGGTCGTAACTCAGCGTAACGGTGGCACGTGAAATTCCCAGGGACTTTGCCAGCGCACGAGTCGAAGGAATCTGCTGTTTAGGCAACAGTCGCCCGGTGAGAATCGCTCGCCTCAACTCCTCGTAGAGTTGACGATGCAGGGGGAGAACCGCATGGGGATCAAGGGCGATCGCAAAATCCATTAGGAGTGGGAATGGGGAGTGGAGGGGTGGAGGAGTGGGGAACTATCCCAGAGAACAGGATGAAGGATGAAGTGGACTGGTACTTAATGACAAAAGTGGCACTTGTACAAGACCACTTCTCATTATTACGCTAACAGTGTAATTTGCAATGCTCAACCGCCCAGTTAAATAACCAAGACGCTATGAGTTCTTCAGATTCCCAAGTTTTGACGCCGACTAACCGCACAACAGTGAAACGCTTGCCGATGCGGGGTAACTACGATCGCACCGAGATTGAACAAATCCTGGATGAAGGGCTAATTTGCCA is a genomic window of Oscillatoria sp. FACHB-1407 containing:
- a CDS encoding GNAT family N-acetyltransferase; translated protein: MVHIQPYSHEFQNQLIALILDIQQKEFSIPITLTDQPDLLNIPQVYQQGQGNFWIALDADQVIGTIALLDIGGNQGALRKMFVHKDYRGKHIGCGQQLLNRLLREASLQGITTIYLGTTEFFKAAHRFYEKNGFVEIAQSQLPAHFPLVGVDTKFYQYQVTAPIVGASVAVV
- the pdxR gene encoding MocR-like pyridoxine biosynthesis transcription factor PdxR, translated to MDFAIALDPHAVLPLHRQLYEELRRAILTGRLLPKQQIPSTRALAKSLGISRATVTLSYDQLLSEGYLETIVGSGTFVCAELPDDLLQSRPVEPTDDKPTPAIALSTYGKSLSSPDLSRPPSRMASIDFGYGRPALEQFPMELWRRLVSRHCRYQFELLDYASDSGGYMPLREAIAHYLARIRAVQCDPRQVVIVNGSQQALDLVTRLLVDRGDRVILENPGYLGARRVFLGYGATLHPAPVDEQGLIVKALESVTDAKLVYVTPSHQFPTGAVLSLTRRLELLTWAQKTGALILEDDYDSEYRYGGRLQGSQDNRPIPALQGLDQSHSVLYVGTFSKVLFPALRIGYLVVPPSLVDLVIQAKWLSDRQSPLLEQAILTDFINEGHLERHIRRMRTLYDQRRQTLVQALTTHFGDKLTIVGENAGIHLMVRLHIPLSDAEILQRATQIGVGIISAQPCYLMDKRQRELIFGYAQLSEPEIDEGVQRLAKALL
- a CDS encoding serine/threonine-protein kinase produces the protein MNFLSLFRSATPKTLLGGRYKIIGQLGAGGFGQTFLAEDLHLPGHPRCVIKRLQPQSTDAHNLQIARRLFESEAKVLYQLGDHDQIPRLLAHFEEADDFYLAQELIVGQPLNHELAAGKPWSEARVIALLKDILSVLSFVHQKGVIHRDIKPANLIRRHHDHKVVLIDFGAVKLARTQLVDPNSKPTQTISIGTHGYMPNEQIAGNPRFSSDIYAVGMIGIQALIGTTPKLLAEDPKTGEIQWRHLLPNLNPDLADVLEKMVRYDFRTRYSSAIEALESLSQISTIQIAIESPPTVPTQADIAPAPEPTPPTIVSTLPQASTVSWEPTLTPSALPPTLSRRVTVPLRHTRTQKLSRPPALPGLSQPRRSFSRSPGQSLSQASVLKPLPLSLTGLAVLAIAAFFVRPGIFLQSDAPPVTTIPIASSGISPLLQSSTEATQLIARADQQRQDKDFSGAIALYDQALTIDANQAKAHWGKCYSLNALAKFAEAIAACDMALKLQPDYPEAFWSKGYALEQQRQYENALALYNKATDLRPDFAEAWSNKGTTLYQLKRLPEAAEAFEQATRHNPNLAEAWNNRGAVLWNLRQFDEAIASVERAIQLQPDYQDALKLRQQMRQRLGQ
- a CDS encoding ABC transporter substrate-binding protein, translating into MNALRSGSSSQPWHFSSKTRRRFLQVSGAALAGIALSSCRRGITDVQAGTNGGGTPSDTLYVYSWAGYSDDELLSNFAEATGIKVIVDIFDSNETMLAKLQAGGGNNYSIIYPSDYMVQQMVELDMLVELDQSRLQGLDVLLDKFKNPVYDPNNAHSVPASWGTTGLVYNTEQVNPPPTDWNYLWDNRDQLSRRITLFNDVREVMGATLRSLGYSYNSTNPQEIEAAYNKLLELKPAITNFTTDGWRDQLLTGDLVVAMGYSVDAITTMEEDPRLNYVIPASGSSIWTDTMAIPKTAPNPDAAYAWINFMLEPSNAARTVERLKFATASKAAIDLLPAELKADKNLFPDEAILSKCEGIAPVGDATDLYDRYWTQLTSI